The nucleotide sequence TGCGGCTCCGCCAGCTCCAGTTCGATGCCTTCGCCACGGTGAAGCGAGTCGGCCGTCACGACGACGGTCGTGCCAGGGCGCACCACTGACAGCACCGCCTGCTTGAAACCCTCGTCGACCACGATTTTGCCTGGCAGCCGCTCCCCGTCCGGCGCGGCAGGCGCGCCGGGCAAGGCGAGGCGCAGCCAACGAGCGTCGGCCGCTCCAGGCTGCTGTAGGCTGTAAGCGGAGGTGCCTCGAATGGCGGCACGTATTTCGACAGGCGCAGAGCCGATCTCCTTGCCGTTGCGCAGGACGATCACCAGACGATCGGCGGCGCTGACGATAATCGAGACCGGTCCCGACGGCGAAGCCTCTGGCTCCCAGACGATTTGCCCGGCCGCCGCCTTCCGGAGCGCGCCTTCGTCACTCGCCAGGATATCCGGAGTGGGAGTCACCCGCGGCAATGAGGGCTCATCGGTCACCACGACGGTGAGCCCGAGCTTCGTCACGCCGTACAGCCGCTTGGCGAACTCCAGCGGGAGACGAATGCATCCATGTGACGCGGGGTATCCCGGCAGGGTTCCGGCATGAAGGGCGATGCCGTCCCAGGTAAGCCGCTGCATGTAGGGCATTGGCGCATCGTTATAGAGGTTGGACTTATGGTCCACCTTGCGCTGGAGGATGGTGAATATGCCCGTCGGTGTCTCGTGCCCATCCTTCCCGCTGGAAATGGTGGACACGCCGATGGGAACGCCGTTGCGGTAAACGACGGCTCTCTGGGTCGCGAGGCTTACCATTACGAGGACGGGCCCCTCGGGAGCGACTTGGGGGAGCCACAGGAACTCTCCCGGCTTCAGCCTTTCCACCGTTGCCATGATGGCTCCGGAGCTTCGTCCAGGCTCTGCCGCAGCGGCTCCTGCCCAGCCTGGCGCAACGGTCACCGCCAAAAGCGATATTGCGAGAAGGGGACGCATCTTCATTGTTTCCTATTCCTCCCGATCAGGGGCGGCTAGCATCGGCCCTGTTCTCCCACCACTCGGGAAAGCTACGGATGCAGACAGAAGAAGCGGCTGGCATGTCGAGAGACCGGAGGAGCATTGTGGATCACCTGCCGACCCTCGCCTTCCATGGCGCCGCGCGTACTGTCACCGGCTCGTGCATGGAGGTGATTTCCGGCCAACGCCGCCTTCTCATCGACTGCGGGCTTTTCCAGGGATCGCGAACGCTCGAGACACTCAATCGTGAACCGTTCCCGTTCGATGCGCGCTCCCTAGACGCCGTCATCCTGACCCACGCTCATATCGATCATTCCGGCCTGCTGCCGAAGCTTGTCCGGGACGGCTACCGGGGGCCTATTTGGTGCACGGGCCCCACCAAGGATCTTTTGGGACACATGCTACCCGATGCGGGCAGGATCCAGGAAAGCGAGGCGGAGCGCCGGAACCGACGCGCCGATCGGGCGGACGAAGAGCCGGTCGAACCGATCTATACGGAAGCGGACGCTCTCGCCGCCTGGCGCCAGTGCCGGAGTGCTCCGCTCGACACATCGTTCGAGCCGGCGCCAGCCCTCAAGGCCCGCCTGTGGAATGCCGGCCACATCCTCGGCTCCGCCTCGGTCGAGCTGGAGGTCGCGGGCACGCGTCTGTTCTTCTCCGGAGACATCGGCCCCGAGCACAAGGCCTTCCACCCGGACCCGGAGGGCCCCTCGGGAATTGACCATGTCGTGTGCGAGAGCACCTATGGCGACCGTTTCGCGACGAGGTCAGCATCGAGGAGCGCCGCTCCATCCTTGAGTCGGAGATCAAGGCGGCCCTGACGCGAGGCGGCAACCTGGTCATTCCGGTCTTCGCGCTCGAGCGAACGCAGGAGCTGCTGCTCGACATCGCGACCCTCATCAACAGCGGTCGC is from Sphingosinicella humi and encodes:
- a CDS encoding L,D-transpeptidase, with amino-acid sequence MKMRPLLAISLLAVTVAPGWAGAAAAEPGRSSGAIMATVERLKPGEFLWLPQVAPEGPVLVMVSLATQRAVVYRNGVPIGVSTISSGKDGHETPTGIFTILQRKVDHKSNLYNDAPMPYMQRLTWDGIALHAGTLPGYPASHGCIRLPLEFAKRLYGVTKLGLTVVVTDEPSLPRVTPTPDILASDEGALRKAAAGQIVWEPEASPSGPVSIIVSAADRLVIVLRNGKEIGSAPVEIRAAIRGTSAYSLQQPGAADARWLRLALPGAPAAPDGERLPGKIVVDEGFKQAVLSVVRPGTTVVVTADSLHRGEGIELELAEPHS
- a CDS encoding MBL fold metallo-hydrolase — protein: MDHLPTLAFHGAARTVTGSCMEVISGQRRLLIDCGLFQGSRTLETLNREPFPFDARSLDAVILTHAHIDHSGLLPKLVRDGYRGPIWCTGPTKDLLGHMLPDAGRIQESEAERRNRRADRADEEPVEPIYTEADALAAWRQCRSAPLDTSFEPAPALKARLWNAGHILGSASVELEVAGTRLFFSGDIGPEHKAFHPDPEGPSGIDHVVCESTYGDRFATRSASRSAAPSLSRRSRRP